A part of Populus alba chromosome 8, ASM523922v2, whole genome shotgun sequence genomic DNA contains:
- the LOC118061178 gene encoding myosin-binding protein 2, with the protein MAGNKFATMLNRNTNKITLILVYAILEWILIILLLLNSLFSYLIIKFADYFGLKRPCLWCSRLDHFFEPTNFQNSYRSLVCDDHAKEISKMGYCSNHRKLAESQDMCEDCSSSSHSESLNKFAFFPWMKQLRDLQDLGGGKLSENGEEDLKCSCCGVCLDTKLFCDDYCVINPSWGDSVFTQKGNLVLDHQVDDKVGVEDHPDRESSDFVSDFCGVEQGIVENRGLETGSREEEVGQNCSGPVSNSDRKEVAADDCEKEDVFIEEQEEPVKNGQMDNPACVQPVMVQASSSKDKASEIQPWHLEFYIDQDDCHLIPVELIDSDATEKQIRKRHEKGVEENIGSEDFVLEFDKQVGAQYELVVEDRSNLEEEMPLISVDDNAEEPKIAVFGFMEILEKESSSGVHADLDLVEEEFELVATAQPPQTPSSDGNDAQESSLAVGELMDSDYNQVSEEALQMLSDEIEADVSIGTEIPDQEQIDDIHYGEEVSPSYSSKQEDPSTSDVNKHACEDHGSKQAEEDAIEFRTITVETGDPSLHTEGNELEEDKIPDTPTSIDSLHHLHKKLLLLERKDSATEESLDGSIISDVEAGEGVLTTEKLKSALRAERKALGALYAELEEERSASAVAANQTMAMINRLQEEKAAMQMEALQYQRMMEEQSEYDQEALQLLNELMVKREKEKAELEKELEVYRKKVQDYEMKEKLMVLKRRRDGSTRSGTASPSCSNAEDSDGLSADLNHEGREVAESFDNHQESSNQNTPVDAVIYLEESLANFEEERLSILEQLKVLEEKLFMLSDEEEQHFEDIKPIEHLYQENGNDYIEIYDHSSESNGVANGHYKEMNGKHQQGRRNIDAKAKRLLPLFDAIDTEIEDGILNGHSKGFDSVAFQMSVNKSDMDRKKLAVEEEVDYVYERLLALEADREFLKHCITSLRKGDKGIILLQDILQHLRDLRNVEQRARNLEDGAL; encoded by the exons ATGGCAGGTAACAAGTTTGCAACCATGCTGAACAGAAACACCAACAAGATCACTCTTATCCTAGTCTATGCAATCCTTGAATGGATTCTGATCATTCTACTCCTATTAAATTCTctgttttcttatttaatcaTCAAATTTGCTGATTACTTTGGCCTTAAGAGACCCTGTCTCTGGTGTTCTAGGCTTGATCACTTCTTTGAGCCTACAAATTTTCAGAATTCTTATAGATCTCTTGTGTGTGATGATCATGCTAAAGAGATTTCCAAAATGGGGTATTGTTCGAATCATAGAAAACTAGCTGAATCGCAAGATATGTGTGAGGACTGCTCATCCTCATCACATAGCGAATCCTTGAACAAGTTTGCTTTCTTTCCTTGGATGAAGCAACTTCGTGACCTTCAAGATTTAGGGGGTGGTAAGCTAAGTGAAAATGGTGAGGAGGATTTGAAGTGTTCTTGTTGTGGTGTTTGCTTGGACACAAAACTATTTTGTGATGATTACTGTGTAATTAACCCGTCCTGGGGTGACTCGGTTTTTACCCAGAAAGGAAATTTGGTTTTGGATCATCAAGTTGATGATAAAGTTGGTGTGGAGGATCATCCTGATAGAGAAAGCTCGGATTTTGTGAGTGATTTCTGTGGAGTTGAACAGGGGATTGTTGAAAACAGGGGACTTGAGACTGGAAGCAGAGAAGAGGAAGTGGGGCAGAATTGTTCAGGCCCTGTTTCTAATTCTGATCGCAAGGAAGTGGCTGCTGATGATTGTGAAAAGGAAGATGTGTTTATTGAAGAACAGGAAGAACCAGTCAAGAATGGGCAAATGGATAATCCAGCTTGTGTTCAACCTGTGATGGTTCAAGCCAGTAGCAGTAAAGACAAGGCTTCTGAAATTCAGCCTTGGCATCTAGAGTTTTACATTGATCAAGATGATTGCCACTTGATTCCAGTTGAACTGATCGATTCCGATGCGACAGAGAAGCAAATTCGAAAGAGGCACGAAAAGGGAGTGGAGGAGAATATTGGCAGtgaagattttgttttggagTTTGATAAGCAAGTTGGAGCACAATATGAATTGGTTGTGGAGGATAGGAGCAATTTAGAAGAGGAAATGCCATTGATTTCAGTCGATGATAATGCGGAGGAACCTAAGATTGCAGTGTTTGGGTTCATGGAAATACTCGAGAAAGAGAGTTCCTCGGGAGTGCATGCGGATTTGGATTTGGTGGAGGAGGAATTTGAGCTAGTTGCCACTGCTCAACCACCTCAAACCCCTTCTAGTGATGGCAATGATGCTCAAGAAAGTTCACTGGCCGTAGGAGAGCTCATGGATTCAGATTACAATCAAG TGTCTGAAGAAGCACTGCAAATGCTTAGTGACGAAATAGAAGCGGATGTCTCGATAGGAACTGAAATTCCTGATCAAGAACAAATTGATGATATTCATTATGGTGAAGAAGTTTCtccttcatattcatccaaacAAGAAGACCCTTCAACTAGTGATGTCAATAAACATGCATGTGAAGATCATG GTTCTAAGCAAGCTGAGGAAGATGCGATAGAATTTAGGACCATAACTGTGGAGACTGGCGACCCGTCATTGCATACAGAGGGCAATGAGCTTGAGGAAGATAAAATTCCTGATACACCAACTTCTATAGATAGTCTTCATCACCTACACAAGAAACTGCTACTACTTGAAAGAAAAGATTCGGCCACAGAAGAGTCTTTGGACGGAAGTATCATTAGTGACGTAGAAGCAGGTGAAGGAGTTTTGACTACGGAGAAGTTGAAATCAGCTTTGAGAGCTGAAAGGAAGGCTTTAGGTGCTTTATATGCAgaactagaagaagaaagaagtgcCTCTGCTGTGGCAGCTAACCAGACAATGGCAATGATAAATAGACTTCAAGAAGAGAAGGCTGCGATGCAGATGGAAGCTCTGCAGTATCAGAGAATGATGGAAGAGCAATCAGAGTATGACCAAGAAGCTTTGCAGCTTCTGAACGAGCTTAtggtaaagagagaaaaagagaaagcgGAGCTAGAAAAGGAGCTGGAAGTATATCGAAAGAAGGTACAGGATTATGAGATGAAAGAGAAATTGATGGTGTTGAAAAGAAGGAGAGATGGTAGCACAAGAAGTGGAACTGCCTCGCCTTCTTGTAGCAATGCCGAGGATAGCGATGGACTATCTGCTGACTTGAATCATGAAGGGAGAGAAGTGGCTGAAAGCTTCGATAACCATCAAGAAAGTAGTAATCAGAACACCCCGGTAGACGCAGTTATATATTTGGAGGAGTCGTTGGCTAATTTTGAGGAGGAGAGGCTATCAATTCTAGAGCAACTCAAGGTCTTGGAAGAGAAGCTTTTTATGCTGAGCGATGAAGAAGAGCAACATTTTGAGGACATAAAACCGATTGAGCATCTATATCAAGAGAATGGCAATGACTACATTGAGATTTATGATCATAGCAGTGAATCAAATGGAGTTGCAAATGGTCACTACAAGGAAATGAATGGAAAGCATCAACAAGGAAGAAGAAACATTGATGCAAAGGCAAAGAGACTTCTCCCGCTTTTTGATGCCATTGATACAGAAATTGAAGATGGGATACTAAATGGGCACTCGAAAGGGTTTGACTCTGTTGCTTTCCAAATGTCAGTCAACAAATCTGACATGGATAGGAAGAAGCTTGCTGTTGAGGAGGAGGTGGACTATGTCTATGAGAGGCTACTAGCACTTGAGGCtgatagagaatttctcaagcATTGCATCACCTCCTTGAGGAAAGGAGATAAGGGGATAATACTGCTGCAAGATATTCTACAACATCTTCGAGACCTAAGAAACGTGGAGCAACGTGCAAGGAACTTGGAAGATGGTGCTCTGTAG
- the LOC118061177 gene encoding cysteine-rich receptor-like protein kinase 43, protein MTKPNNFFQNLMKPFKLNSSREGPEEEDLEKIAEQEQKQFSFETLLSATKDFHPTHKLGEGGFGPVYKGKLDDGREIAVKKLSHSSNQGKKEFMNEAKLLARVQHRNIVNLLGYCAHGVEKLLVYEYVANESLDKLLFKSDKRGQLDWKKRYNIIIGIARGLLYLHQDSHSCIIHRDIKASNILLDDKWVPKIADFGMARLFPEDQTHVNTRVAGTNGYMAPEYVMHGHLSVKADVFSFGVLVLELISGQRNSTFSQQHVEAENLLDWAYKHHKKDRSLEIMDPELASSAVTEEVKTFIHIGLLCTQGDPQSRPHMRRIVVLLSRKPSNLEEPGRPGVPGSRYRRSRRPGGKSSTAGTFGESDSRTFNSSSNTNTATASTSALSKTPP, encoded by the exons ATGACGAAGCCCAATAATTTCTTCCAGAATCTGATGAAGCCTTTCAAGCTCAACTCAAGCAGAG AGGGACCTGAAGAGGAGGACTTGGAGAAGATTGCTGAACAGGAACAGAAGCAGTTTTCTTTTGAGACTTTGCTCTCTGCTACCAAAGATTTCCACCCAACTCACAAGCTCGGTGAAGGTGGATTTGGACCTGTATACAAG GGGAAGTTGGATGATGGGAGAGAGATTGCAGTGAAGAAGCTGTCTCACAGTTCAAATCAGGGGAAGAAAGAATTCATGAATGAGGCAAAGCTATTAGCACGAGTCCAGCATCgaaatattgtaaatttgttAGGATATTGTGCACATGGTGTGGAAAAGCTACTGGTTTACGAGTATGTTGCTAATGAGAGCCTTGACAAGCTTCTGTTCA AATCTGACAAAAGAGGACAGCTTGATTGGAAGAAgagatataatataataattggCATTGCTCGGGGTTTGCTTTACCTTCATCAGGATTCTCACAGTTGCATTATCCACCGTGACATCAAGGCAAGCAATATTTTACTGGATGACAAATGGGTTCCTAAGATTGCTGATTTTGGCATGGCCCGTCTGTTCCCAGAAGATCAAACACATGTCAACACCCGTGTTGCTGGTACCAa CGGGTATATGGCTCCAGAGTATGTCATGCATGGACATTTATCGGTGAAGGCAGATGTATTTAGCTTTGGGGTTTTGGTTCTGGAACTGATCAGCGGCCAAAGAAATTCAACATTCAGTCAACAGCATGTTGAAGCAGAGAATCTACTTGATTGG GCATATAAGCATCACAAGAAGGATAGGAGTTTGGAGATTATGGACCCGGAATTAGCATCCTCAGCAGTCACCGAAGAGGTAAAAACATTTATCCATATAGGGCTGCTATGCACACAAGGTGATCCACAGTCGCGGCCGCATATGCGACGTATTGTTGTCCTGTTGTCAAGGAAACCTAGCAATCTAGAAGAACCAGGCAGACCTGGAGTTCCTGGTTCTAGATATAGGAGATCTCGTAGGCCAGGAGGAAAGTCCTCAACTGCTGGAACATTCGGTGAATCTGATTCCCGTACATTTAATTCAAGCTCAAATACTAATACTGCCACCGCGTCTACCTCAGCTTTGAGCAAAACGCCCCCTTGA